Proteins from one Ricinus communis isolate WT05 ecotype wild-type chromosome 9, ASM1957865v1, whole genome shotgun sequence genomic window:
- the LOC8266744 gene encoding U-box domain-containing protein 13, producing the protein MGHLDNITITCPDWEKALCSYHNVLSSGIESLQVKATIKLAHLSKYAPDDVLTRTVPILTKLLATSSSSSNSNNSIQEAAAYCLSILLVKKMGFFASAIGQSGILDSILSWLPRSNNSFRRVLIKCLWCLVNFDSANRLIVGRNGGLEVIIDLLNSCSDGNRVYLLEILSALTLLREVRRVVIRLGGLRFLVEAVKDGSLVSRERACQAVGLLGVTRRARSMLVAMGAIPALVELLQNGDWNTKLVAGNSLGVISAHVDFIRLVAEAGAIPLYAELLQGPDPIGKEIAEDVFCILAVAQVNAVTIAEHLVRILREGDDESKVAASDIFWDLSGYKHSVSVVRNSGAIPVLVELLRHENSDVREKVSGAIAQLSYNEADRAALAAARAVPILIELLLDESEELKENAAEALVNFAEDPQQHALISEAVDVPSFQSMQNRMVQLRVSDEQMVRSLRRLSVEQLTWDPDLA; encoded by the coding sequence ATGGGTCATTTAgataatattactattacATGCCCAGATTGGGAAAAGGCATTATGCAGCTATCATAATGTTCTATCCTCAGGTATTGAATCATTGCAAGTAAAAGCCACAATAAAGTTGGCtcatttatcaaaatatgCACCTGATGATGTATTAACTCGAACAGTACCAATTCTTACTAAGCTTCTTGCTACCAGTAGTAGTAGTAGCAACTCgaataattcaattcaagaAGCAGCTGCTTATTGTTTAAGCATATTGCTTGTAAAAAAGATGGGGTTTTTTGCATCAGCTATAGGCCAGTCTGGCATTTTAGATTCCATATTAAGTTGGTTGCCTCGGTCTAATAATAGTTTTAGAAGAGTCTTGATAAAATGTTTGTGGTGTCTTGTTAATTTTGATAGTGCTAATCGTTTGATCGTTGGTAGAAATGGTGGGTTGGAGgttattattgatttattgaattcttgtagTGATGGTAATAGGGTTTACTTGTTGGAGATTCTGAGTGCATTGACATTGTTGAGAGAGGTTAGGAGGGTGGTTATTAGATTAGGAGGGCTTAGGTTTCTTGTTGAGGCAGTTAAGGATGGTAGTCTGGTGTCAAGAGAAAGAGCTTGTCAAGCAGTAGGATTACTTGGCGTTACACGGCGTGCTAGGTCTATGCTTGTTGCGATGGGAGCAATACCTGCACTTGTTGAGTTACTTCAAAATGGAGATTGGAACACAAAACTGGTTGCCGGTAATTCTTTAGGTGTGATATCAGCTCATGTAGATTTTATTAGGCTTGTTGCTGAAGCTGGGGCTATACCTTTATATGCTGAGCTTCTTCAAGGACCTGACCCTATCGGCAAGGAGATTGCAGAGGATGTGTTCTGTATATTAGCTGTCGCCCAAGTGAATGCAGTTACTATTGCTGAACACTTGGTAAGAATTTTAAGAGAAGGCGATGATGAATCAAAAGTTGCAGCTTCTGATATCTTCTGGGATCTATCGGGTTACAAGCACTCAGTTTCAGTTGTTAGAAACTCAGGTGCAATTCCAGTTTTAGTTGAGTTACTGAGGCATGAGAATAGTGACGTTAGGGAAAAGGTATCAGGTGCTATAGCTCAGTTGAGTTACAATGAAGCAGATCGAGCAGCACTTGCTGCTGCCAGAGCAGTTCCAATTCTCATTGAGTTATTGCTTGATGAGTCAGAGGAGCTAAAGGAGAATGCTGCTGAGGCACTTGTGAACTTCGCCGAAGATCCTCAGCAGCATGCTCTGATATCTGAAGCAGTTGATGTTCCTTCATTCCAGAGTATGCAAAACAGAATGGTACAGCTTCGTGTTTCTGACGAGCAAATGGTTAGATCATTGAGAAGGTTGAGCGTTGAGCAACTTACATGGGACCCAGACCTCGCTTAA
- the LOC8266740 gene encoding heavy metal-associated isoprenylated plant protein 47: MKKKIVIKVSTCCEKCRTKAMQTAAVADGVNSVALEGDDKDKLVVIGEMVDAACLTKALRKKINYAEIVTVEEVKPKPDQQKQNVEKKPTPTPCCHGGPPRCELVNVVYDPNPSPCTIM, translated from the exons ATGAAG AAAAAGATAGTCATCAAGGTATCAACTTGTTGTGAGAAATGCCGAACCAAGGCAATGCAAACAGCTGCCGTGGCAGATG GAGTAAATTCAGTGGCATTAGAAGGAGATGACAAAGATAAGCTGGTGGTGATCGGAGAAATGGTTGATGCGGCATGCTTGACCAAGGCTCTTCGGAAAAAGATAAACTATGCAGAAATAGTAACTGTAGAAGAGGTGAAGCCAAAGCCTGATCAGCAAAAGCAAAATGTTGAAAAGAAACCAACTCCAACACCTTGTTGCCATGGAGGACCACCTCGTTGTGAATTGGTTAATGTGGTTTATGATCCGAACCCATCACCTTGCACAATCATGtga
- the LOC112536879 gene encoding uncharacterized protein LOC112536879 yields the protein MGRQNCDPTSIHSSIALLQERFRQLERAKEMRQQRELLRLFSEAEQVKPPKAFEQSRPFFHSELVLPLGQPLQDSLYLQPNMQNRHAELQINETPNSVDLWSKNTVMHITNNFDESDVDTSLHL from the coding sequence ATGGGTAGGCAAAACTGTGATCCCACCAGCATCCATTCCTCCATTGCCCTTCTACAAGAGAGGTTTAGGCAGTTGGAGCGTGCTAAGGAGATGAGGCAGCAAAGGGAGCTGCTACGGCTGTTCTCTGAAGCAGAGCAAGTCAAACCACCCAAAGCTTTTGAGCAATCTAGGCCCTTTTTTCACTCTGAATTGGTCCTTCCACTTGGGCAACCACTCCAAGACAGCCTCTACCTCCAGCCAAACATGCAGAATAGGCATGCTGAACTCCAGATCAATGAGACTCCAAATTCGGTGGATTTATGGTCCAAAAACACTGTCATGCACATTACAAATAACTTTGATGAATCAGATGTTGATACCTCACTTCATCTCTga